Proteins encoded within one genomic window of Thunnus albacares chromosome 13, fThuAlb1.1, whole genome shotgun sequence:
- the si:ch73-1a9.3 gene encoding non-histone chromosomal protein HMG-like has translation MPKRSKAAGGAESAPKRRSLRLKDRPAPAKAEPKPKPKKAPAKPKKAKEVEKAKPEEKAPEAPAENGEAKAEEEAPATDAADEKDEAAE, from the exons ATGCCTAAAAGGAGCAAA gcagctggaggagctgaaTCAGCG ccCAAGAGGAGATCTCTCAGGTTGAAAGAT AGACCTGCACCTGCAAAGGCAGAGCCTAAACCTAAGCCAAAG AAGGCACCAGCTAAGCCCAAGAAAGCTAAGGAGGTGGAGAAGGCCAAGCCTGAGGAGAAAGCACCAGAGGCCCCCGCTGAGAATGGCGAAGCCAAAGCTGAGGAAGAG GCACCAGCTACAGACGCAGCTGATGAAAAAGATGAGGCAGCAGAATAA